One region of Malania oleifera isolate guangnan ecotype guangnan chromosome 6, ASM2987363v1, whole genome shotgun sequence genomic DNA includes:
- the LOC131158429 gene encoding putative glucose-6-phosphate 1-epimerase isoform X1 has protein sequence MDQRGAIEVLKDKNGIDQVILRNPRGALVRVSLHGGQVLSWRTDRGEELLFTSSKAIFKPPKPVRGGIPICFPQFGTRGSLEQHGFARNKIWIIDENPPPLHPKDSNGNAHVDLLLKPSEEDLKVWPHSFELRLRVSLAAEGNLNLISRIRNINGKPFSFSFAYRTYFSVPDISEVRVEGLETLDYLDNLFQKERFTEQGDALTFESEVDRVYLSSPKMIAVFDHEKKRTFFIRKGGLPDVVVWNPWEKKSKSMVDFGDEEYKQMLCVDGAAIEKPINLRPGEEWTGRLELSVIPST, from the exons ATGGATCAGAGAGGAGCAATCGAAGTTTTGAAGGACAAGAACGGAATCGATCAAGTCATTCTTCGGAATCCTCGAGGGGCTTTGGTTCGG GTTAGCTTGCATGGAGGACAGGTTCTCTCGTGGCGAACTGACCGAGGAGAAGAATTGTTATTCACAAGTAGTAAG GCAATCTTCAAGCCACCAAAACCCGTACGCGGAGGAATACCGATTTGTTTTCCACAG TTCGGAACCCGTGGATCTTTAGAGCAACACGGGTTCGCCAGGAACAAGATTTGGATAATTGATGAGAATCCTCCACCACTGCATCCCAAGGACTCCAATGGAAATGCCCATGTTGACTTGCTGCTCAAACCATCTGAGGAAGACCTTAAGGTCTGGCCACATAG TTTTGAATTACGACTAAGGGTGTCTCTGGCCGCTGAGGGGAATCTCAACTTAATTTCGCGCATTAGGAATATCAATGGCAAGCCATTTAGTTTCTCATTTGCATATCGTACATACTTCTCGGTTCCTGATATCAG TGAAGTAAGAGTAGAGGGGCTGGAAACTCTAGACTATCTTGACAATCTATTCCAGAAAGAGCGCTTCACCGAACAAGGAGATGCCCTAACATTTGAATCTGAG GTCGATCGAGTTTATCTTAGTTCTCCAAAAATGATTGCAGTTTTTGATCACGAAAAGAAGCGAACTTTTTTCATAAGGAAGGGCGGGCTTCCAGATGTCG TTGTCTGGAATCCATGGGAAAAGAAATCTAAATCCATGGTTGATTTCGGGGACGAGGAATACAAACAGATGCTGTGTGTGGATGGGGCAGCAATTGAGAAACCAATCAACTTGAGGCCAGGCGAGGAGTGGACGGGTCGGCTGGAGCTCTCTGTCATCCCCTCGACTTGA
- the LOC131158429 gene encoding putative glucose-6-phosphate 1-epimerase isoform X2, whose translation MDQRGAIEVLKDKNGIDQVILRNPRGALVRVSLHGGQVLSWRTDRGEELLFTSSKPPKPVRGGIPICFPQFGTRGSLEQHGFARNKIWIIDENPPPLHPKDSNGNAHVDLLLKPSEEDLKVWPHSFELRLRVSLAAEGNLNLISRIRNINGKPFSFSFAYRTYFSVPDISEVRVEGLETLDYLDNLFQKERFTEQGDALTFESEVDRVYLSSPKMIAVFDHEKKRTFFIRKGGLPDVVVWNPWEKKSKSMVDFGDEEYKQMLCVDGAAIEKPINLRPGEEWTGRLELSVIPST comes from the exons ATGGATCAGAGAGGAGCAATCGAAGTTTTGAAGGACAAGAACGGAATCGATCAAGTCATTCTTCGGAATCCTCGAGGGGCTTTGGTTCGG GTTAGCTTGCATGGAGGACAGGTTCTCTCGTGGCGAACTGACCGAGGAGAAGAATTGTTATTCACAAGTAGTAAG CCACCAAAACCCGTACGCGGAGGAATACCGATTTGTTTTCCACAG TTCGGAACCCGTGGATCTTTAGAGCAACACGGGTTCGCCAGGAACAAGATTTGGATAATTGATGAGAATCCTCCACCACTGCATCCCAAGGACTCCAATGGAAATGCCCATGTTGACTTGCTGCTCAAACCATCTGAGGAAGACCTTAAGGTCTGGCCACATAG TTTTGAATTACGACTAAGGGTGTCTCTGGCCGCTGAGGGGAATCTCAACTTAATTTCGCGCATTAGGAATATCAATGGCAAGCCATTTAGTTTCTCATTTGCATATCGTACATACTTCTCGGTTCCTGATATCAG TGAAGTAAGAGTAGAGGGGCTGGAAACTCTAGACTATCTTGACAATCTATTCCAGAAAGAGCGCTTCACCGAACAAGGAGATGCCCTAACATTTGAATCTGAG GTCGATCGAGTTTATCTTAGTTCTCCAAAAATGATTGCAGTTTTTGATCACGAAAAGAAGCGAACTTTTTTCATAAGGAAGGGCGGGCTTCCAGATGTCG TTGTCTGGAATCCATGGGAAAAGAAATCTAAATCCATGGTTGATTTCGGGGACGAGGAATACAAACAGATGCTGTGTGTGGATGGGGCAGCAATTGAGAAACCAATCAACTTGAGGCCAGGCGAGGAGTGGACGGGTCGGCTGGAGCTCTCTGTCATCCCCTCGACTTGA